In Gimesia panareensis, the genomic window AAAAACGGCTATGATAATGGGTCTTTCATCGTCGTTTTGTTACTTGAGGAGTCAAGCAGGGAAGATAAAACGGCTTGAGTATGTGAGGCTGGGGAAATCGAAGCGGTCTCGTGAGGAATTCACCAATTCTCAGCAGCATGAGTTGTTTCTGAATCTTAGAAAGCAATTCTCGTTCTCTGGCTAAAAGAACCAGGGAATTTCAGTCCGAACTGGCTGATGTCAGGGAGGTTCGAGCTTTTTCCAGCAGTCGGGACAGTTCGCGGAGCTCGTCTTTGCTGAGGTGCCCGATCAGTTTTCGGTGCAGCTCCAGGTCCGGTTCGTCAATCTGCTTCAGCAGTTTCAGTGCTTTGGGGGTAATCTCGATATAGACTACCCGTCTGTCTTCGGTGCAGCGTTTGCGTTTGACCAGTTCCTGTGCCTGGAGACGGTCCAGCAGCCCGGTAATGGCGGGGACGACCTGTACCATGCGACTGGCGATTTCAA contains:
- a CDS encoding MarR family winged helix-turn-helix transcriptional regulator, coding for MAQSNLQQELRKKQPFDSLEQAAILNILRTSDIFHNQFGKLFREYGLTPSQYNVLRILRGEGKPMPSLEIASRMVQVVPAITGLLDRLQAQELVKRKRCTEDRRVVYIEITPKALKLLKQIDEPDLELHRKLIGHLSKDELRELSRLLEKARTSLTSASSD